From Pseudomonas putida, one genomic window encodes:
- the yihA gene encoding ribosome biogenesis GTP-binding protein YihA/YsxC gives MQVKNPILGLCQKATFALSAAKVEQCPDDQGYEVAFAGRSNAGKSSALNTLTHASLARTSKTPGRTQLLNFFSLDDERRLVDLPGYGYAKVPIPLKQHWQRHLEAYLGSRECLRGVILMMDVRHPMTDFDKMMLDWARASGMPMHILLTKADKLTHGAGKNTLLKVQSEIRKGWGDGVTIQLFSAPKRLGLEEAYKVLAGWMELEDKPVA, from the coding sequence ATGCAAGTCAAGAACCCCATCCTCGGCCTCTGCCAGAAAGCCACCTTCGCCCTCAGCGCTGCCAAGGTCGAACAATGCCCGGACGACCAGGGTTACGAGGTGGCTTTCGCCGGCCGCTCCAACGCCGGCAAATCCAGCGCCCTGAATACCCTGACTCATGCCAGCCTGGCGCGAACCTCGAAAACCCCAGGGCGCACCCAGCTGTTGAATTTCTTCAGTCTGGACGATGAACGGCGTTTGGTCGACCTGCCCGGTTACGGATATGCAAAAGTCCCGATCCCGCTCAAGCAGCACTGGCAGCGTCACCTGGAGGCCTACCTGGGCAGCCGCGAATGCCTGCGCGGCGTCATCCTGATGATGGATGTGCGCCACCCGATGACCGACTTCGACAAGATGATGCTCGACTGGGCCCGGGCAAGCGGCATGCCGATGCACATCCTGCTGACCAAGGCCGACAAGCTGACCCACGGCGCAGGCAAGAACACACTGCTCAAGGTGCAGTCGGAGATCCGCAAAGGTTGGGGGGATGGCGTGACCATCCAACTGTTCTCGGCACCCAAGCGCCTGGGGCTGGAAGAGGCCTACAAAGTGCTGGCGGGCTGGATGGAGCTGGAAGACAAGCCGGTAGCCTGA
- a CDS encoding DUF2782 domain-containing protein — protein MRTLNRLLLLGLLATMPVVTLAADDAPSADPEVTIRTEGDKTIQEYRQNGFLYAIKITPKNGKPYFLVRADGSDGNFIRSDQPDMLIPSWKIFEW, from the coding sequence ATGCGTACACTCAATCGCCTGTTACTGCTCGGCCTGTTGGCAACCATGCCTGTCGTCACCCTGGCAGCGGATGACGCTCCCTCGGCAGATCCCGAGGTAACCATTCGCACCGAAGGCGATAAAACCATCCAGGAATACCGGCAAAACGGCTTCCTGTATGCGATCAAGATCACGCCGAAAAACGGCAAGCCTTATTTTCTGGTACGCGCCGATGGCTCTGATGGCAATTTCATTCGTTCCGACCAACCGGACATGCTGATCCCGTCCTGGAAGATCTTCGAGTGGTAA
- a CDS encoding GGDEF domain-containing protein codes for MTEEAERWKEKYLKSIEQQEKLERRWAARLDLLRRGLVRSTLAAEGSDKAVDQCMKEMREVIRRDDMDAGLAGLIPRLEKAVLDSEQRRETRMNQVSDALTALVTQLQGLPLSGDVTRSLKKLAKKLDGGVSQSRELPPLLAELSGLQGRALSSLDRPDEEARPGFLQRLFGNRDSEPGGSAVEPSAPSAIAEPELQPLPDGPVLVDLPPRDIDELQPLAAPEVDHPEPVVPATPVAAPPAPSEPEPPASAPAMDDVAPDCAEEPQRPEGVRAELPLQADEPQALKPLEETFGEDGPYSLPDAVEPPYSQVAAHIEQTLIGLLDDLSLPERHKAQALQMRERVARGLNWYELIPVLDDLAVLMLAITDSGQHEFETYLQQLNERLESFQSHLHEASAGHADNSSAARELDSQLREQVDGLQSSVQGAVDVDSLKHILENRLEGLLGTMDEHQHERDRREQELAGRLQGLAERVANMEQEALGYREHLEEQRQKALIDPLTGLPNRAAWSEQVEREMQAWQENGGHLAMAILDLDHFKRINDSYGHLAGDKVLKIVADQLRKRLRPRDFIARFGGEEFVLLLAQTSPTVAAQVAEVLRAAIEACPFHFKGERVVITASIGLSAFRSGERGDQVLKRADAALYRAKDLGRNRVEQS; via the coding sequence ATGACCGAAGAAGCCGAGCGCTGGAAAGAAAAATACCTTAAAAGCATCGAACAGCAGGAGAAGCTGGAGCGGCGATGGGCCGCGCGGCTTGACCTGCTGCGTCGAGGCCTGGTGCGCAGTACCTTGGCCGCTGAAGGCAGCGACAAGGCAGTGGACCAGTGCATGAAGGAAATGCGTGAGGTCATTCGCCGCGACGACATGGATGCTGGCCTTGCCGGGTTGATCCCGCGTCTTGAAAAGGCCGTGCTCGACTCCGAGCAGCGCCGCGAAACCCGCATGAACCAGGTCAGCGATGCCCTGACTGCGCTCGTGACGCAGCTGCAAGGCCTGCCGTTGTCCGGTGACGTGACGCGGTCGCTCAAGAAACTGGCGAAGAAACTCGACGGCGGCGTCAGCCAGTCGCGCGAGCTGCCGCCGCTGCTCGCAGAGCTGAGCGGTTTGCAGGGGAGGGCGCTGTCCTCTTTGGACAGGCCGGATGAGGAGGCCAGGCCGGGCTTTTTGCAACGTTTGTTCGGCAACCGCGATAGCGAACCAGGTGGGAGCGCTGTGGAGCCATCGGCCCCTTCTGCGATCGCTGAGCCTGAACTGCAGCCATTGCCGGACGGGCCGGTCCTGGTTGATCTGCCACCCCGGGATATCGACGAGCTCCAGCCGCTGGCAGCGCCTGAGGTTGATCACCCCGAACCTGTGGTGCCTGCAACGCCTGTTGCCGCACCGCCCGCCCCAAGCGAACCTGAGCCGCCGGCATCGGCCCCAGCAATGGACGATGTCGCACCCGACTGCGCTGAGGAGCCGCAGCGCCCCGAAGGCGTTCGGGCCGAGCTGCCACTGCAGGCCGATGAGCCACAAGCGCTGAAACCCCTGGAAGAAACCTTCGGCGAAGACGGGCCCTATTCGCTCCCTGACGCAGTCGAGCCGCCCTACAGCCAGGTTGCCGCGCATATCGAGCAAACCCTGATCGGCCTGCTCGATGACCTCAGCCTGCCGGAACGCCACAAAGCCCAGGCACTGCAGATGCGCGAGCGCGTGGCGCGGGGGCTGAACTGGTACGAGCTGATCCCGGTGCTCGATGACCTGGCCGTGCTCATGCTGGCGATCACCGACAGCGGGCAGCACGAATTCGAGACTTACCTGCAGCAGCTCAATGAGCGCCTGGAAAGCTTCCAGAGCCACCTTCATGAAGCCAGTGCCGGTCATGCCGACAACAGTTCTGCTGCTCGCGAACTGGACAGCCAGCTGCGTGAGCAGGTCGATGGCCTGCAAAGCAGCGTGCAAGGGGCAGTCGATGTGGACAGCCTCAAGCACATTCTCGAGAACCGCCTGGAAGGGCTGCTGGGCACGATGGATGAGCATCAGCATGAGCGTGACCGTCGCGAACAGGAGCTCGCCGGGCGACTACAGGGCTTGGCCGAGCGCGTCGCCAACATGGAGCAAGAGGCCCTCGGCTACCGCGAACACCTTGAGGAACAGCGGCAGAAGGCATTGATCGACCCGCTGACCGGGCTGCCCAATCGTGCGGCCTGGAGCGAGCAGGTAGAGCGCGAAATGCAGGCCTGGCAGGAGAACGGCGGCCATTTGGCGATGGCGATCCTGGACTTGGACCACTTCAAGCGCATCAATGACAGCTATGGCCATCTGGCGGGTGACAAGGTGCTGAAGATCGTCGCTGACCAGTTGCGCAAGCGCCTGCGTCCGCGCGATTTCATCGCCCGGTTCGGCGGCGAGGAGTTCGTACTGTTACTGGCGCAGACCTCACCCACCGTCGCTGCCCAAGTGGCCGAGGTGCTGCGTGCCGCGATCGAAGCGTGTCCGTTCCATTTCAAGGGCGAACGGGTGGTGATCACTGCCTCCATCGGTTTGAGCGCATTCCGCTCGGGTGAGCGCGGTGATCAGGTGCTCAAGCGTGCGGATGCGGCGCTGTACCGGGCCAAGGACCTGGGCCGTAATCGGGTGGAACAAAGCTGA
- the polA gene encoding DNA polymerase I, protein MSQAPLVLVDGSSYLYRAFHALPPLTTSKGMPTGAVKGVLNMLKSLRKQYPDSLFAVVFDAKGGTFRDAMFAEYKANRPSMPDDLRVQVEPLHASVKALGYPLLCVEGVEADDVIGTLARSSAAKGRPVIISTGDKDMAQLVDGHVTLVNTMTGSVLDVAGVHEKFGVGPEHIIDFLALMGDKVDNIPGVPGVGEKTAVGLLTGIGGGLSDLYANLDKVPALAIRGAKTLPAKLEEHRDAAFLSYELATIKVDVPLDIEVDALVCGEPDREALLALYTEMEFKSWIADVQRDAARAGDEVAPVQAPAAKVEPNYETILDQARFDAWLEKLRQAPLFAFDTETTGLDAQKAQLVGLSFAVEPHEAAYVPLAHDYEGAPLQLDREAVLLALQPLLQDPAKAKVGQNAKYDINILANGSPAIHIQGVAYDTMLESYVLNSTATRHDMDSLAQKYLDHATIAFEDIAGKGAKQLTFNQIHLDKAGPYAAEDADITLRLHQALQARLAQTPSVQPVLMDIEMPLVPVLAKIERQGALVDAALLQIQSGELGVKMADLERRAYELAGEAFNLGSPKQLGSILYDKLGMPVLSKTAKGQPSTAEAVLDELAEQGYPLPEVLMQYRSLSKLKSTYTDKLPGQINPRTGRIHTSYQQAVAATGRLSSSDPNLQNIPIRTAEGRRIRQAFIASPGYKLLAADYSQIELRIMAHLAKDEGLLHAFRNNLDVHRATAAEVFGVALEAVTTDQRRSAKAINFGLIYGMSAFGLAKQIGVDRKQSQDYIDRYFARYPGVLAYMERTRAQAAEQGFVETLFGRRLYLPDINAKNPALRKGAERTAINAPMQGTAADIIKRAMVNVDNWLSESGLDARVILQVHDELVLEVREDLVEQVKDEIRGHMSKAAQLDVPLLVEVGVGSNWDEAH, encoded by the coding sequence ATGAGCCAAGCGCCCCTCGTCCTGGTGGACGGTTCCTCCTACCTTTACCGCGCCTTCCACGCGCTGCCGCCGTTGACCACTTCCAAGGGCATGCCCACCGGCGCGGTCAAGGGTGTGCTGAACATGCTCAAGAGCCTGCGCAAGCAATACCCCGACAGCCTGTTCGCCGTGGTGTTCGATGCCAAGGGCGGTACCTTCCGCGATGCCATGTTCGCCGAGTACAAGGCCAACCGCCCCAGCATGCCAGACGACCTGCGGGTACAGGTGGAGCCGCTGCATGCCAGCGTCAAGGCTTTGGGTTACCCGCTGCTGTGCGTCGAGGGGGTCGAGGCCGACGACGTGATCGGCACGCTGGCGCGCAGCAGTGCGGCAAAGGGGCGCCCAGTGATCATCTCGACCGGTGACAAGGACATGGCGCAGCTGGTAGACGGCCACGTTACCCTGGTCAACACCATGACCGGCAGTGTGCTGGATGTAGCTGGCGTGCATGAGAAGTTTGGCGTCGGCCCGGAGCACATCATCGACTTCCTCGCCCTGATGGGCGATAAGGTCGACAACATCCCGGGCGTACCTGGGGTCGGTGAAAAAACCGCCGTTGGGCTGCTGACCGGCATCGGTGGCGGCCTCAGCGACCTGTACGCCAACCTGGACAAGGTGCCGGCGCTGGCGATCCGTGGCGCCAAGACCCTGCCGGCCAAGCTCGAAGAGCACCGTGATGCGGCGTTCCTGTCCTACGAACTGGCGACCATCAAAGTCGACGTGCCGCTGGATATCGAGGTAGATGCGCTAGTGTGCGGCGAGCCGGACCGTGAAGCACTGCTGGCGCTTTATACCGAGATGGAATTCAAGAGCTGGATCGCCGACGTGCAGCGGGACGCGGCCAGGGCCGGCGATGAAGTTGCACCCGTGCAGGCGCCTGCGGCCAAGGTCGAGCCCAACTACGAAACCATCCTCGATCAGGCTCGCTTCGACGCCTGGCTGGAGAAGCTGCGTCAGGCACCGCTGTTCGCCTTCGACACCGAGACCACCGGCCTCGATGCGCAAAAGGCGCAGCTGGTCGGCCTGTCCTTCGCTGTCGAACCCCATGAAGCGGCTTACGTACCGTTGGCTCACGACTACGAAGGCGCGCCGCTGCAGCTGGATCGCGAAGCCGTGTTGCTGGCGTTGCAGCCGCTTCTGCAAGACCCGGCCAAGGCAAAGGTAGGGCAGAACGCCAAGTACGATATCAACATCCTTGCCAATGGCTCGCCGGCGATCCACATCCAGGGCGTGGCCTATGACACCATGCTTGAATCGTATGTGCTCAACTCCACTGCGACCCGTCATGATATGGACAGCCTGGCGCAGAAGTACCTCGACCACGCCACCATCGCTTTCGAAGACATCGCCGGCAAAGGCGCCAAACAGCTGACCTTCAACCAGATCCACCTGGACAAGGCCGGCCCTTACGCTGCCGAAGACGCCGACATTACCCTGCGCTTGCATCAGGCGCTGCAGGCCCGCCTTGCGCAGACCCCGAGCGTGCAGCCGGTGCTGATGGATATCGAGATGCCGCTTGTGCCGGTGCTGGCCAAGATCGAGCGCCAGGGCGCGCTGGTTGATGCTGCCTTGTTACAGATTCAGAGCGGGGAGTTGGGCGTCAAAATGGCCGACCTCGAGCGTCGGGCCTATGAGTTGGCGGGTGAGGCATTCAACCTCGGTTCGCCCAAACAGCTCGGCTCTATTCTCTATGACAAGCTCGGCATGCCGGTGCTGAGCAAGACCGCCAAGGGCCAGCCATCCACGGCCGAAGCGGTACTGGACGAGTTGGCCGAGCAAGGCTACCCGTTGCCGGAGGTACTGATGCAGTACCGCAGCCTGAGCAAGCTCAAGAGCACTTACACCGACAAGTTGCCGGGCCAGATCAACCCGCGAACCGGGCGTATCCATACGTCCTACCAGCAGGCCGTGGCCGCCACCGGGCGCCTGTCGTCCAGCGACCCTAACCTGCAGAATATCCCTATCCGTACCGCCGAAGGCCGGCGTATCCGCCAGGCGTTCATCGCCAGCCCGGGCTACAAGTTGCTGGCGGCGGATTATTCGCAGATCGAACTGCGCATCATGGCCCATCTGGCCAAGGACGAAGGCCTGCTGCATGCCTTCCGCAACAATCTGGATGTGCACCGTGCCACGGCGGCGGAAGTGTTTGGCGTGGCCCTGGAAGCGGTCACCACCGATCAGCGTCGTAGTGCGAAAGCCATCAACTTTGGCCTGATCTACGGTATGAGCGCCTTCGGCCTGGCCAAGCAGATCGGCGTAGACCGCAAGCAGTCGCAGGATTACATCGACCGCTATTTTGCCCGCTACCCGGGCGTCCTGGCCTACATGGAACGCACCCGGGCCCAGGCTGCCGAGCAAGGCTTCGTCGAGACCTTGTTCGGCCGCAGGCTTTACCTGCCGGACATCAACGCCAAGAACCCGGCCCTGCGCAAGGGCGCCGAGCGCACGGCGATCAACGCCCCGATGCAGGGTACCGCCGCCGACATCATCAAACGGGCAATGGTCAACGTGGACAACTGGCTCAGCGAAAGCGGCCTCGATGCGCGGGTGATCCTGCAGGTCCACGACGAACTGGTGCTTGAAGTGCGCGAGGACCTGGTCGAGCAGGTGAAAGATGAAATTCGCGGGCACATGAGTAAGGCCGCGCAACTGGATGTACCGCTGCTGGTCGAGGTTGGCGTTGGTTCGAATTGGGACGAAGCTCACTGA
- a CDS encoding zinc ABC transporter substrate-binding protein, protein MSRLLVLFVAFIACSAQADVRVLTSIKPLQQIAAAVQDGVGTPEVLLPPGASPHHYALRPSDVRRVGDADLLYWIGPDMEGFLPRVLGSRSKPVVAVQSLPGMHLRHFGEDSHSHDEAAHDDHDHDHRPGSLDAHLWLSSVNARVIAAKMAADLASADPANAARYQSNLKAFTGRLDSLDARIKARVAGVADKPYFVFHEAFDYFESAYGLKHTGVFSVAAEVQPGAQHVAAMRKRLQEVGKTCVFSEPPLRPRLAETLTAGLPVRLAELDALGGNDPVDAQGYERLLEKLGGDLAGCLEQL, encoded by the coding sequence GTGTCCCGATTGCTTGTGCTTTTTGTCGCTTTTATCGCCTGCTCGGCGCAAGCCGACGTCCGTGTGCTGACCAGTATCAAACCGTTGCAGCAGATTGCCGCGGCTGTGCAGGACGGGGTAGGCACCCCCGAAGTGCTGCTGCCCCCGGGTGCTTCGCCACACCACTACGCCCTGCGCCCATCCGACGTGCGCCGCGTCGGCGATGCCGATCTGCTGTACTGGATCGGCCCCGACATGGAAGGCTTCCTGCCGCGGGTGCTGGGCAGCCGCAGCAAGCCTGTCGTGGCTGTGCAGTCGTTACCGGGTATGCACCTGCGTCACTTTGGCGAGGACAGCCATTCACACGATGAAGCAGCGCATGACGATCATGACCATGATCATCGTCCGGGCAGCCTGGACGCGCATCTGTGGTTGTCGTCAGTCAACGCCAGGGTGATTGCGGCGAAGATGGCAGCGGACCTGGCGTCTGCGGACCCTGCCAACGCTGCGCGCTACCAGAGCAACCTGAAAGCCTTCACCGGGCGCCTCGATAGCCTGGATGCACGCATCAAGGCGCGGGTGGCGGGTGTTGCCGACAAGCCTTACTTCGTGTTCCACGAAGCCTTTGACTACTTCGAGTCTGCTTATGGGCTCAAGCACACGGGTGTGTTCAGTGTGGCCGCCGAGGTGCAGCCTGGCGCGCAGCATGTCGCGGCCATGCGCAAGCGCCTGCAGGAAGTGGGCAAAACCTGCGTGTTCAGTGAGCCGCCGCTGCGGCCGCGCTTGGCTGAAACGCTGACGGCCGGGCTGCCGGTGCGCTTGGCGGAACTGGATGCATTGGGCGGGAATGACCCAGTGGATGCCCAGGGCTACGAGCGTTTGCTGGAAAAGCTGGGCGGTGACCTGGCAGGGTGCCTGGAGCAGCTCTAG
- a CDS encoding N-acetylmuramoyl-L-alanine amidase, whose translation MKALFTAFLLIVLAGCSTGLRIDRSHPSANQDNRIQFVVLHYTNASLERSLALLTHGEVSSHYLIGDGPATVYQLVDESRRAWHAGDSQWQGRTWLNSSSIGIEIVNPGFDTTPNGRVWYPYSEAQIQSLIALLKDIVKRNNIDPSHIVGHSDIAPLRKLDPGPLFPWKRLADAGLGVWPEPDAVARQQAYFNVNPPSIGWYQQELARFGYAIEQTGQLDVATRHVIAAFQMRFRPQHFDGLPDAQTAAMLQVLNRKR comes from the coding sequence ATGAAAGCGTTGTTCACTGCATTTTTGCTAATCGTTCTGGCCGGTTGTTCGACCGGCCTGCGTATCGACCGCAGCCACCCCTCGGCCAACCAGGACAACCGCATCCAGTTCGTCGTGCTGCATTACACCAATGCCTCGCTGGAGCGCTCGCTGGCGCTGCTGACCCACGGCGAGGTCAGCAGCCACTACCTGATCGGAGATGGCCCGGCCACGGTGTATCAACTGGTCGATGAAAGCCGCCGTGCCTGGCATGCCGGGGACAGCCAATGGCAGGGGCGAACCTGGCTGAATTCGAGCTCGATCGGTATCGAGATCGTCAACCCAGGCTTCGACACCACGCCCAACGGGCGAGTCTGGTACCCCTACAGCGAAGCGCAAATTCAGTCTCTGATCGCGCTGCTCAAGGACATCGTCAAACGTAACAACATCGACCCTAGCCATATCGTTGGCCACAGTGATATCGCACCCTTGCGCAAACTGGACCCGGGGCCGCTGTTCCCTTGGAAGCGTCTGGCCGATGCGGGGCTTGGGGTATGGCCAGAGCCCGACGCCGTGGCGCGCCAGCAGGCGTATTTCAACGTCAACCCGCCGAGCATAGGCTGGTACCAGCAAGAACTGGCACGCTTCGGCTACGCCATCGAACAGACCGGGCAGCTCGATGTCGCTACCCGCCATGTCATTGCGGCGTTCCAGATGCGTTTCCGGCCACAGCACTTCGACGGGCTGCCCGATGCGCAGACAGCCGCCATGCTGCAAGTGCTCAACCGCAAGCGCTGA
- a CDS encoding c-type cytochrome — MAKWLLAVGMFLPFFSAQATQDPEALYNRTCAACHAGQLPQAPRKGDRAAWEPRLAQGMEVLTAHVTQGFKAMPPRGLCMDCSAEDYRLVILWMSGSPDT, encoded by the coding sequence ATGGCGAAATGGCTGCTAGCTGTCGGTATGTTCCTGCCGTTTTTCAGCGCACAGGCTACACAGGATCCCGAGGCGTTGTACAACCGCACGTGTGCGGCCTGTCACGCCGGACAGTTGCCACAGGCGCCCAGGAAGGGTGACCGGGCAGCTTGGGAGCCAAGGCTGGCGCAAGGCATGGAGGTGCTCACGGCTCATGTGACTCAGGGTTTCAAGGCTATGCCGCCGCGTGGATTGTGCATGGACTGCAGTGCCGAGGACTACCGTTTGGTCATCCTTTGGATGAGCGGCAGTCCCGATACATAA
- a CDS encoding c-type cytochrome: MNKLVVSLLLTMGVAGAATAAETIKGDAAAGQAKTAICGACHNPDGNSLAPNFPKLAGQGQRYLEKQLHDIKSGKRTVLEMTGMLANFNDQDLADIAAYFASQKGSVGAADPKLVERGRALFNGGDLEKGMPACTGCHSPNGAGIALAGFPHLSGQHSQYVTKQLTDFREGNRTNDGDAMTMRTIAGKLSNHDIEALASYIQGLH; this comes from the coding sequence ATGAACAAACTAGTCGTGAGTCTGCTGTTGACCATGGGCGTCGCAGGTGCGGCCACTGCTGCAGAAACTATCAAAGGCGATGCCGCCGCCGGCCAGGCCAAAACCGCCATCTGTGGTGCCTGCCACAACCCCGACGGCAATAGCCTGGCGCCCAACTTCCCCAAACTGGCCGGCCAGGGCCAGCGCTATCTCGAAAAACAGTTGCATGACATAAAGTCCGGCAAGCGTACCGTGCTGGAGATGACCGGCATGCTGGCCAACTTCAACGATCAGGACCTGGCCGACATCGCCGCGTACTTCGCCAGCCAGAAAGGCAGCGTCGGCGCCGCCGACCCCAAGTTGGTCGAGCGTGGCCGGGCGCTGTTCAATGGTGGCGATCTGGAAAAAGGCATGCCTGCCTGCACCGGTTGCCACTCCCCCAATGGCGCAGGCATCGCGCTGGCCGGCTTCCCGCACCTGAGTGGCCAGCATTCGCAATACGTGACCAAGCAGCTCACCGACTTCCGCGAGGGCAACCGCACCAATGATGGTGATGCCATGACCATGCGGACCATAGCCGGCAAGCTGAGCAACCATGATATCGAAGCGTTGGCCAGTTATATCCAGGGCCTTCACTGA
- a CDS encoding endonuclease/exonuclease/phosphatase family protein, with translation MPRFRTARGVGLHQPQVNEHHLQANGLPEDGRLRLLSFNIQVGISTERYRHYLTRSWQHLLPHTGRAGNLQKIGDLLNDFDLVALQEVDGGSLRSGYVNQVEHLAQLGGFPYWYQQLNRNLGHFAQHSNGVLSRLKPHLLEDHPLPGPSGRGAILVRFGEGEDALIVVMMHLALGAKTRARQLAYIRELIGGYRHQVLMGDMNTHANDLLDHSPLRDLGLIAPQVEATFPSWRPQRCLDHILLSPSLTLERVEVLAQPISDHLPVAVEIRLPDALTVDTLPVLS, from the coding sequence ATGCCCCGGTTCAGAACCGCGCGTGGTGTTGGCCTGCACCAGCCGCAGGTCAACGAGCATCATCTGCAGGCCAATGGCCTGCCGGAAGATGGTCGCCTGCGGCTGCTCAGCTTCAATATCCAGGTCGGCATCAGTACCGAACGCTATCGGCATTACCTGACCCGCAGCTGGCAGCACCTGCTGCCGCACACCGGGCGCGCCGGCAATCTGCAGAAAATCGGCGACCTGCTCAACGATTTCGACCTGGTGGCTTTGCAGGAGGTCGATGGCGGCAGCCTTCGTTCCGGTTACGTCAACCAGGTGGAGCACCTGGCCCAGTTGGGGGGCTTCCCTTACTGGTACCAGCAGCTCAACCGTAACCTTGGGCATTTCGCCCAGCACAGCAACGGCGTACTCAGCCGCCTCAAGCCGCACCTGTTGGAAGATCATCCTCTGCCCGGCCCCTCCGGTCGCGGTGCGATCCTGGTGCGCTTCGGTGAAGGCGAGGACGCCCTGATCGTGGTCATGATGCATCTTGCGCTGGGTGCCAAGACCCGTGCTCGCCAGCTCGCCTACATCCGTGAACTGATCGGTGGATACCGCCACCAGGTTCTGATGGGCGACATGAATACCCATGCCAATGACTTGCTCGACCATTCCCCCCTGCGTGATCTGGGCCTGATCGCCCCGCAGGTCGAAGCGACCTTTCCCAGCTGGCGCCCGCAGCGTTGCCTGGACCACATCCTGCTCAGCCCGAGCCTGACCCTGGAGCGGGTCGAGGTACTGGCCCAGCCTATTTCCGACCATCTCCCGGTCGCCGTAGAGATCCGATTGCCTGATGCATTGACTGTGGATACGCTTCCGGTCCTGAGCTAG
- the dsbA gene encoding thiol:disulfide interchange protein DsbA, whose protein sequence is MRKLILSAALVAASVFGMSAVQAAEPATAGKEYLELSNPVPVSVPGKIEVVELFWYGCPHCYHFEPVINPWVEKLPKDVNFKRVPAMFGGPWDAHGQMFLTLEAMGVEHKVHAAVFDAIQNQHKRLTDPDDMADFLATQGVDKDKFLATFNSFAIKGQVNQAKELAKKYEITGVPSMVVNGKYRFDLGTAKGPEGVLNVADQLIDKERAAK, encoded by the coding sequence ATGCGTAAACTGATTCTCAGCGCTGCGCTGGTCGCCGCCAGCGTATTCGGTATGTCCGCCGTTCAGGCTGCGGAGCCTGCCACAGCCGGCAAGGAATACCTCGAGCTGAGCAACCCTGTTCCGGTGTCCGTTCCCGGCAAGATCGAAGTGGTCGAGCTGTTCTGGTACGGCTGCCCTCATTGCTACCACTTCGAACCGGTGATCAACCCTTGGGTTGAAAAACTGCCGAAGGACGTTAACTTCAAACGCGTGCCGGCGATGTTCGGCGGGCCATGGGATGCCCACGGCCAGATGTTCCTGACCCTCGAAGCCATGGGCGTGGAGCACAAGGTTCACGCTGCGGTGTTCGATGCCATCCAGAACCAGCACAAGCGCCTGACCGATCCCGACGACATGGCTGACTTCCTCGCCACCCAAGGCGTCGACAAGGATAAATTCCTCGCCACCTTCAACTCGTTCGCCATCAAGGGCCAGGTCAATCAGGCCAAGGAGCTGGCGAAAAAGTACGAAATCACTGGCGTACCTAGCATGGTGGTGAACGGCAAGTACCGTTTTGACCTCGGCACCGCTAAAGGCCCGGAAGGCGTGCTGAATGTCGCCGACCAGCTGATCGACAAGGAGCGCGCCGCTAAGTAA
- a CDS encoding homoserine kinase encodes MSVFTPVTRPELETFLAPYQLGRLLDFQGIAAGTENSNFFVSLEQGEFVLTLIERGPSEDMPFFIELLDTLHAADMPVPYALRDRDGNGLRELCGKPALLQPRLSGKHIKAPNNQHCAQVGELLAHIHLATREHVIERKTDRGLDWMLANGAELMPRLSADQVALLQPALDEIIAHKAQILALPRANLHADLFRDNVMFEGTHLTGVIDFYNACSGPMLYDIAITVNDWCLDETGAIDMPRAQALLAAYAALRPFTAAEAELWPQMLRVGCVRFWLSRLIAAESFAGMDVMIHDPAEFEVRLAQRQQVALHLPFAL; translated from the coding sequence ATGTCAGTCTTCACCCCCGTGACCCGGCCTGAGCTGGAAACCTTTCTGGCGCCGTATCAGCTGGGCCGTCTGCTCGACTTCCAGGGCATTGCCGCCGGCACCGAAAACAGCAATTTCTTCGTCAGTCTCGAACAGGGGGAGTTCGTCCTGACGCTGATCGAGCGCGGCCCCAGCGAGGACATGCCGTTCTTCATCGAGCTGCTCGACACGCTGCACGCCGCCGATATGCCGGTGCCTTACGCCCTACGTGACCGTGACGGCAATGGCCTGCGCGAGCTGTGCGGCAAGCCGGCACTGCTGCAGCCGAGGCTGTCGGGCAAGCACATCAAGGCGCCGAACAACCAGCACTGCGCCCAGGTAGGTGAGCTGCTGGCGCACATCCACCTGGCCACCCGCGAGCACGTCATCGAGCGCAAGACCGATCGCGGCCTGGACTGGATGCTCGCCAACGGTGCCGAGCTGATGCCACGGCTCTCGGCAGACCAGGTTGCCTTGCTGCAGCCAGCGCTGGACGAAATCATCGCGCACAAAGCGCAGATCCTGGCATTGCCCCGGGCCAACCTGCATGCCGACCTGTTCCGCGACAACGTGATGTTCGAAGGCACCCACCTGACCGGCGTCATCGACTTCTACAATGCCTGCTCAGGGCCGATGCTGTACGACATCGCCATCACCGTGAATGACTGGTGCCTGGATGAAACCGGTGCGATCGATATGCCGCGTGCCCAGGCCCTGCTGGCGGCCTATGCCGCGCTACGGCCGTTCACGGCAGCCGAGGCCGAGCTCTGGCCGCAGATGTTACGGGTAGGGTGCGTGCGTTTCTGGCTGTCGCGTTTGATCGCGGCCGAGTCGTTTGCCGGGATGGATGTGATGATCCATGACCCTGCCGAGTTCGAAGTGCGTCTGGCGCAGCGCCAGCAAGTGGCCCTGCACCTGCCGTTCGCACTCTGA